One Cellulomonas sp. NS3 genomic region harbors:
- a CDS encoding proteasome assembly chaperone family protein has translation MLDPSEIYGVDPAVAAEVEARSAGGTGPVLVHALRGFVDAGNAGQLAAGHLTDELPTARLATFDVDQLLDYRSRRPTMTFDSTTWSHYAEPELVVDLVRDGAGVPFLLMHGVEPDVQWERFAAAVRQLVERFDVPLTVGVHGIPMGIPHTRPLSVTAHGTRPELVADHPSWFGTVQVPASASALLEMRLGESGHDAMGFAVHVPHYLAQSAFPQASIAALQNVERATGLELKVGALTATAEETSEEIDRQVSGSEEVAAVVHALEEQYDAFARNLGRTGLLAETTQLPTADELGAEFERFLAENSEDGQGA, from the coding sequence ATGCTCGACCCGAGCGAGATCTACGGTGTCGACCCCGCGGTCGCGGCCGAGGTCGAGGCCCGGTCCGCAGGTGGGACCGGCCCCGTCCTGGTGCACGCCCTGCGCGGCTTCGTCGACGCCGGCAACGCGGGCCAGCTGGCCGCCGGCCACCTGACCGACGAGCTCCCGACCGCCCGCCTGGCGACGTTCGACGTCGACCAGCTGCTCGACTACCGGTCGCGGCGGCCCACGATGACGTTCGATTCCACGACGTGGAGCCACTACGCCGAGCCGGAGCTCGTGGTCGACCTCGTGCGCGACGGCGCGGGCGTCCCGTTCCTGCTCATGCACGGCGTCGAGCCGGACGTGCAGTGGGAGCGGTTCGCCGCCGCGGTCCGTCAGCTCGTCGAGCGCTTCGACGTGCCGCTCACCGTCGGCGTGCACGGCATCCCCATGGGCATCCCGCACACGCGTCCGCTGTCCGTCACGGCGCACGGCACGCGACCCGAGCTCGTGGCCGACCACCCGTCGTGGTTCGGGACCGTCCAGGTCCCCGCGAGCGCGAGCGCGCTGCTCGAGATGCGCCTCGGGGAGTCGGGTCACGACGCGATGGGCTTCGCGGTGCACGTCCCGCACTACCTCGCGCAGTCCGCGTTCCCGCAGGCCAGCATCGCGGCGCTGCAGAACGTCGAGCGCGCGACGGGGCTCGAGCTCAAGGTCGGTGCGCTGACGGCGACCGCCGAGGAGACCAGCGAGGAGATTGACCGTCAGGTCAGCGGGTCCGAGGAGGTCGCCGCGGTCGTGCACGCGCTCGAGGAGCAGTACGACGCGTTCGCCCGCAACCTCGGGCGCACGGGCCTGCTCGCGGAGACGACCCAGCTGCCGACGGCCGACGAGCTCGGCGCCGAGTTCGAGCGCTTCCTGGCCGAGAACAGCGAGGACGGCCAGGGCGCCTGA
- a CDS encoding MFS transporter has translation MSTSVPPPSRALLVWGVAVAAYVVAVLNRSSLGVAGLETTERFDVGASLLATFAVAQLVVYAGLQIPVGVLLDRLGPRLLIAGGAVLMGVGQLVLAVATEVPGALAGRVLVGAGDAMTFVSVIRLIPAWFPVRRVPLLTQVTGAVGQLGQILSAVPLVLVLHGRGWGPAFGSLAVLALAAALLVAALVRDSPEDAGRRRTWRRRLGAPGERTAAEVLRTRAARPADGGALRAVVREPGVWLGFWAHFLTPFSSQVVVLLWGFSFFVEGQGRTTGEASALLSVIVVAGIVSGPLLGELAARRPGRRTRAVLVIAVAVAVAWVAVLAPPGPRGLGVLVVFSVVVAVGGPASLIGFDLARSCVTPARLGTATGLVNTGGFVAALTSMLAIGVALDVLAPSGDRDLDAYRWAFALMAVPWVVGVVGVLVSRARTRAAHPGIAL, from the coding sequence GTGAGCACCTCCGTCCCGCCCCCGTCCCGGGCCCTGCTGGTCTGGGGCGTCGCGGTCGCGGCGTACGTCGTCGCGGTGCTCAACCGCTCGTCGCTCGGCGTCGCGGGGCTCGAGACCACCGAGCGCTTCGACGTGGGCGCGTCGCTGCTCGCGACCTTCGCCGTCGCGCAGCTCGTCGTCTACGCAGGCCTGCAGATCCCGGTAGGTGTCCTGCTCGACCGCCTCGGCCCGCGCCTGCTGATCGCGGGCGGCGCGGTGCTCATGGGCGTCGGGCAGCTCGTGCTCGCGGTCGCCACCGAGGTGCCGGGCGCGCTGGCCGGCCGCGTGCTCGTCGGCGCGGGCGACGCCATGACCTTCGTGTCCGTGATCCGGCTGATCCCCGCGTGGTTCCCCGTCCGGCGCGTCCCGCTGCTGACGCAGGTGACCGGCGCGGTCGGCCAGCTCGGGCAGATCCTGTCCGCCGTGCCGCTCGTGCTCGTGCTGCACGGGCGCGGCTGGGGCCCCGCGTTCGGCAGCCTCGCGGTCCTCGCGCTCGCGGCGGCGCTGCTCGTGGCGGCGCTCGTGCGCGACTCCCCGGAGGACGCGGGGCGCAGGCGCACGTGGCGACGTCGCCTCGGCGCGCCGGGCGAGCGGACCGCCGCCGAGGTGCTCCGGACGCGGGCGGCCCGGCCGGCGGACGGCGGAGCCCTGCGCGCCGTCGTGCGGGAGCCCGGCGTGTGGCTCGGGTTCTGGGCGCACTTCCTGACCCCGTTCAGCTCGCAGGTCGTGGTGCTGCTGTGGGGGTTCTCGTTCTTCGTCGAGGGCCAGGGCCGCACGACGGGCGAGGCGAGCGCGCTGCTCAGCGTCATCGTCGTCGCGGGGATCGTGTCGGGGCCGTTGCTCGGGGAGCTCGCCGCGCGCAGGCCGGGTCGCCGCACGCGCGCCGTCCTCGTCATCGCCGTCGCCGTCGCCGTTGCGTGGGTCGCGGTCCTCGCACCCCCCGGTCCGCGGGGCCTCGGGGTGCTCGTGGTGTTCTCGGTCGTCGTGGCCGTCGGCGGCCCGGCGTCGCTCATCGGCTTCGACCTCGCGCGCAGCTGCGTCACCCCGGCGCGGCTCGGGACGGCGACGGGGCTCGTCAACACCGGGGGCTTCGTCGCGGCGCTTACCTCGATGCTCGCGATCGGCGTGGCGCTCGACGTGCTCGCCCCGAGCGGCGACCGGGACCTGGACGCGTACCGCTGGGCGTTCGCGCTCATGGCCGTGCCCTGGGTGGTCGGGGTCGTGGGCGTCCTCGTCAGCCGCGCGCGGACCCGCGCCGCTCACCCGGGCATCGCGCTCTGA
- a CDS encoding cold-shock protein, translated as MAQGAVKWFNAEKGYGFIAQDGGGADVFVHYSAIDTQGYRSLEEGQRVEFEITQGPKGPQAEQVRPL; from the coding sequence ATGGCACAGGGTGCTGTCAAGTGGTTCAACGCTGAGAAGGGCTACGGGTTCATCGCCCAGGACGGCGGCGGCGCCGACGTCTTCGTCCACTACTCGGCCATCGACACGCAGGGCTACCGCTCCCTCGAGGAGGGTCAGCGCGTGGAGTTCGAGATCACGCAGGGTCCGAAGGGCCCGCAGGCGGAGCAGGTCCGCCCGCTCTGA
- a CDS encoding spermidine synthase: protein MRVPTGTVEVVRTPDDPDGVTLLVNGVPSSHLDLADPTRLDFEYMQQMAALLDRLGAPRDPLTVVHLGAGGCALARYVHATRPGSRQVAVELDAALPELVREWFDLPRAPALRIRAGDARAELATLASSSVDVVVRDVFAGDRTPEHVTTLEFTADVDRVLRDGGLYLANCADRPPLALVRAEAATVAAVLPYVAVVAEPGQLRGRRYGNLVLAGTRDPDLLESAALERTLRSLPTPSRLLRGDELAAFVGSARPLLDAAPLLAEGDEDA from the coding sequence GTGCGGGTGCCCACCGGCACGGTCGAGGTGGTGCGCACCCCGGACGACCCCGACGGCGTGACCCTCCTCGTCAACGGCGTGCCGAGCAGCCACCTCGACCTCGCGGACCCCACCCGCCTCGACTTCGAGTACATGCAGCAGATGGCTGCGCTCCTGGACCGGCTCGGCGCCCCGCGGGACCCGCTGACGGTCGTGCACCTCGGCGCGGGCGGGTGCGCGCTCGCACGGTACGTGCACGCGACGCGGCCGGGCTCGCGGCAGGTCGCGGTCGAGCTCGACGCGGCGCTGCCGGAGCTCGTGCGCGAGTGGTTCGACCTGCCCCGCGCCCCGGCGCTGCGGATCCGGGCGGGCGACGCGCGCGCCGAGCTCGCCACGCTGGCCTCGTCGAGCGTCGACGTCGTGGTCCGTGACGTGTTCGCGGGCGACCGCACGCCCGAGCACGTGACGACGCTCGAGTTCACCGCCGACGTGGACCGCGTGCTGCGTGACGGAGGGCTGTACCTCGCGAACTGCGCCGACCGCCCGCCGCTCGCCCTCGTGCGCGCCGAGGCGGCGACCGTCGCGGCGGTGCTCCCGTACGTCGCGGTGGTCGCGGAGCCGGGGCAGCTCCGCGGACGCCGCTACGGCAACCTCGTCCTCGCGGGGACGCGGGACCCGGACCTGCTCGAATCCGCCGCGCTCGAGCGCACGCTGCGCTCCCTCCCGACGCCGTCGCGACTGCTGCGCGGGGACGAGCTCGCGGCGTTCGTCGGCTCGGCGCGTCCTCTCCTCGACGCCGCACCGCTGCTGGCCGAGGGCGACGAGGACGCCTGA
- a CDS encoding SAV_6107 family HEPN domain-containing protein, which produces MAHEHRVVSAGLPPRAASLVQRAEAELVAAQFSPEPWERFSHAHLAALRAGAAVVAERGKPGGRRAPRTVWEMLDAVAPELGRWSGYFAGGAGLRAAIEAGRFETVSAERAEQVLCAAEDFLDEVRSLLEESADHLAPVPERPRLVAARAS; this is translated from the coding sequence GTGGCACACGAGCACCGGGTGGTGAGCGCGGGTCTTCCGCCGCGCGCCGCGAGCCTCGTCCAGCGGGCGGAGGCGGAGCTGGTCGCGGCGCAGTTCTCGCCGGAGCCCTGGGAGCGGTTCTCGCACGCCCACCTCGCCGCCCTGCGCGCGGGCGCGGCGGTGGTCGCGGAGCGGGGCAAGCCCGGAGGCCGGCGTGCCCCGCGCACGGTGTGGGAGATGCTCGACGCCGTCGCGCCCGAGCTGGGCCGGTGGAGCGGGTACTTCGCCGGGGGCGCCGGCCTCCGCGCCGCGATCGAGGCCGGTCGCTTCGAGACGGTGTCGGCGGAGCGCGCGGAGCAGGTCCTCTGCGCCGCGGAGGACTTCCTCGACGAGGTCCGCTCGCTGCTCGAGGAGAGCGCGGACCACCTCGCTCCCGTGCCCGAGCGCCCGCGGCTGGTCGCCGCGCGGGCGTCGTGA
- the dinB gene encoding DNA polymerase IV yields the protein MSRAPRSPSLRRDWGSEEDGCSILHVDMDAFFASVELARRPQLRGLPVIVGGAERSVVLAATYEARAFGVHSAMPMAVARRMCPQAVVVAPDQEAYRAVSTSVMQVLRDVTTLVEQVSVDEAFLDVAGARRRLGPPTRIAALIREQVHRRHGITCSVGIASTKFVAKLASGHAKPDGVLLIPKAATVEFLRALPVGALWGVGERTESALARWGIRTVAELADSDVGTIQRAVGRVAGAHLYDLAWGRDPRPVQPGRDEKSIGAEVTFPSDVADLAVVQTQALDLADRCAARLRQQSLLARTVTVKVRTSDFRTLTRSRTLPTPTDVGRELYLVARELLAGVDLGGLPVRLVGVRAEGLSPAASTVRQPTLEEAVGEMGHGRREAERVMDHVRERFGAAALRPASSSGVVGRRSTTDIARGDLS from the coding sequence GTGAGCCGCGCGCCGCGCTCACCGTCGCTCCGTCGCGACTGGGGTTCGGAGGAGGACGGCTGCTCGATCCTGCACGTCGACATGGACGCGTTCTTCGCGTCCGTCGAGCTCGCTCGGCGCCCGCAGCTCCGAGGGCTTCCCGTCATCGTCGGCGGCGCGGAGCGCTCGGTCGTGCTCGCGGCGACCTACGAGGCGCGCGCGTTCGGCGTGCACTCCGCGATGCCCATGGCGGTCGCGCGCCGGATGTGCCCGCAGGCCGTGGTGGTCGCGCCGGACCAGGAGGCGTACCGCGCGGTCTCGACGTCCGTCATGCAGGTCCTGCGGGACGTCACGACGCTCGTCGAGCAGGTCAGCGTCGACGAGGCGTTCCTGGACGTGGCCGGTGCGCGCCGCCGGCTCGGGCCGCCCACGCGGATCGCCGCACTCATCCGGGAGCAGGTCCACCGCCGTCACGGGATCACCTGCTCGGTCGGCATCGCGAGCACCAAGTTCGTCGCGAAGCTCGCGTCGGGTCACGCGAAGCCGGACGGCGTCCTGCTGATCCCGAAGGCGGCGACCGTCGAGTTCCTCCGTGCGCTGCCCGTCGGTGCACTGTGGGGCGTGGGGGAGCGCACGGAGTCCGCGCTCGCTCGCTGGGGCATCCGGACCGTCGCCGAGCTCGCCGACAGCGACGTCGGGACGATCCAGCGGGCGGTCGGCCGCGTCGCCGGCGCGCACCTCTACGACCTCGCGTGGGGCCGCGACCCGCGGCCGGTGCAGCCCGGGCGCGACGAGAAGAGCATCGGCGCCGAGGTGACGTTCCCGTCGGACGTCGCCGACCTCGCCGTCGTCCAGACGCAGGCGCTCGACCTCGCCGACCGGTGTGCCGCGCGCCTGCGGCAGCAGAGCCTGCTCGCCCGCACCGTCACGGTCAAGGTCCGCACGTCCGACTTCCGGACCCTGACGCGGTCCCGCACGCTGCCGACCCCGACGGACGTAGGCCGGGAGCTGTACCTCGTGGCGCGCGAGCTGCTGGCCGGGGTGGACCTCGGCGGCCTGCCTGTGCGGCTCGTCGGCGTGCGTGCCGAGGGCCTCAGCCCGGCGGCGTCGACCGTCCGTCAGCCGACGCTCGAGGAGGCCGTGGGTGAAATGGGTCACGGTCGCCGGGAGGCGGAACGCGTGATGGACCACGTGCGCGAGCGTTTCGGGGCGGCGGCGCTCCGTCCGGCGTCCTCCTCCGGGGTGGTGGGGCGCCGTTCGACTACCGACATCGCCCGCGGGGACCTATCCTGA
- a CDS encoding DUF3040 domain-containing protein, with protein sequence MPLSEYEQRVLEQMERQLTSDDPRLANTLTARGRKPMSRYVLAGAGAVVGLLLLVAGAAASLAWLGVIGFVVMFAAVAFAFANPRQSGPAGVVRPDGRVTPPRKKRQGGLMKRLDERWQHRRDEGGR encoded by the coding sequence ATGCCTCTGTCCGAGTACGAGCAACGCGTACTGGAGCAGATGGAGCGGCAGCTCACGTCTGACGATCCCAGGCTCGCGAACACGTTGACCGCGCGTGGGCGAAAGCCCATGAGCCGATACGTGCTCGCTGGTGCCGGGGCGGTCGTCGGACTGCTGCTGCTCGTCGCCGGCGCAGCCGCGTCACTGGCTTGGCTCGGCGTGATCGGCTTCGTCGTCATGTTCGCCGCCGTGGCGTTCGCGTTCGCGAATCCGCGTCAGTCCGGGCCGGCCGGTGTCGTCCGCCCTGACGGTCGCGTCACTCCACCGCGCAAGAAGCGTCAGGGCGGCCTCATGAAGCGCCTCGACGAGCGGTGGCAGCACCGCCGCGACGAGGGTGGTCGCTGA
- a CDS encoding DUF3488 and transglutaminase-like domain-containing protein yields the protein MTGVGMLPRGIRSVLGSALVAVATCGSLLALSGLLAPGRWTTAAVLTVLLLAGVTAGVRHVTRSWWAPSLTGLVLLLLGVLVVYGGPPGRVQVVPDTGSVERLLAAVREAVALINAALVPMVASRPVEMLVVVGAGAAFLVADALAIGLGAPAWSGLVLGFLWIPTIVLGFPASGWALFWAGMAFLLLLALSVAPPASSEQGPRRTVEALSGAAAIVVLTLVAGPLVAAAPGWASLDLPQLGSGPVGPLRLSDDLDLRESLGARSGQVVLRYTVTSPDGTAETEPQPTASDLTPATDARLIGPLRAFTLRDFDGRSWQRTEAGELTGWDPEQLLTSDPGLAGTEPDPTGGTLARVEVLVDGLREQRLPVSTFPRTVAIDGAWSYDPEQDEVVGSRSTQQGTGYTMTVQVPEITADSLREQGEGTPTDVEAYTRVPETEHTADIRALAAEITADAEGAYEQALALQSYFRDTQNFTYDTRVPPARTDDAVWDFLESRQGYCVQFATSMTMMARLLGIPARVGVGFLPGVPNRDREYVVTGRQSHAWPELYFAGAGWVRFEPTPAVQTGLPPRWSDPLALLTGTAEEREVPAVPTGAASQAPVPGTTTAPGETPEDEGFPLAIVAAGAVLLLTSATAVAVVLRRRRAARAAELDPEQAWERLRARLEPAGAGWSSATTPRQAVDVVRTRVAEAYGTALDAEAEAALRSLARAVESERYAPAPVEVSADELETWVAQVLGGVLSPGEKRSEAMATAADRDA from the coding sequence ATGACCGGGGTCGGGATGCTGCCGCGCGGGATCCGGTCCGTCCTGGGCTCGGCGCTCGTGGCGGTCGCGACGTGCGGGAGCCTGCTCGCACTGTCCGGCCTCCTCGCGCCCGGCCGCTGGACGACCGCCGCGGTCCTCACCGTCCTCCTGCTCGCGGGCGTGACCGCCGGCGTGCGGCACGTGACGCGCTCGTGGTGGGCCCCCTCGCTCACCGGGCTCGTGCTGCTCCTGCTCGGGGTGCTCGTCGTCTACGGCGGCCCGCCCGGCCGGGTCCAGGTCGTCCCCGACACCGGCTCGGTCGAGCGCCTGCTCGCCGCGGTGCGCGAGGCGGTCGCGCTGATCAACGCCGCGCTGGTGCCGATGGTCGCGAGCCGCCCCGTCGAGATGCTCGTCGTCGTCGGCGCCGGCGCGGCCTTCCTCGTCGCCGACGCGCTCGCGATCGGGCTCGGCGCACCGGCGTGGTCCGGCCTCGTGCTCGGCTTCCTGTGGATCCCCACGATCGTGCTCGGGTTCCCCGCGTCCGGCTGGGCGCTGTTCTGGGCCGGGATGGCGTTCCTGCTGCTCCTCGCGCTCAGCGTCGCACCGCCCGCGTCCTCGGAGCAGGGCCCACGACGCACCGTCGAGGCGCTCTCGGGCGCGGCCGCGATCGTCGTGCTGACCCTCGTCGCCGGTCCCCTCGTCGCCGCCGCTCCGGGGTGGGCGTCCCTCGACCTCCCCCAGCTCGGCTCGGGCCCCGTCGGGCCGCTGCGGCTGAGCGACGACCTCGACCTGCGCGAGAGCCTGGGCGCCCGTTCGGGCCAGGTCGTCCTGCGGTACACGGTCACGTCCCCCGACGGGACCGCAGAGACCGAACCGCAGCCGACCGCGAGCGACCTGACCCCGGCGACCGACGCACGCCTGATCGGACCGCTGCGCGCCTTCACGCTGCGCGACTTCGACGGGCGGAGCTGGCAGCGCACCGAGGCCGGTGAGCTCACGGGCTGGGACCCCGAGCAGCTGCTCACGTCCGACCCCGGGCTCGCCGGGACCGAGCCGGACCCGACCGGCGGCACCCTCGCCCGGGTCGAGGTGCTGGTCGACGGCCTGCGCGAGCAGCGCCTGCCCGTCAGCACGTTCCCGCGCACCGTCGCGATCGACGGCGCATGGTCCTACGACCCCGAGCAGGACGAGGTCGTCGGCAGCCGCAGCACGCAACAGGGCACGGGGTACACCATGACGGTGCAGGTCCCCGAGATCACGGCCGACTCCCTCCGTGAGCAGGGTGAGGGCACCCCGACCGACGTCGAGGCGTACACCCGCGTGCCCGAGACCGAGCACACGGCCGACATCCGCGCGCTCGCCGCCGAGATCACCGCCGACGCCGAGGGGGCCTACGAGCAGGCTCTCGCGCTGCAGTCGTACTTCCGGGACACCCAGAACTTCACGTACGACACGCGGGTGCCGCCCGCCCGCACCGACGACGCCGTCTGGGACTTCCTCGAGAGCCGCCAGGGCTACTGCGTGCAGTTCGCGACGAGCATGACGATGATGGCCCGGCTGCTCGGCATCCCCGCACGCGTCGGTGTCGGCTTCCTGCCCGGCGTGCCCAACCGGGACCGCGAGTACGTCGTGACCGGACGGCAGTCGCACGCCTGGCCCGAGCTGTACTTCGCCGGTGCGGGGTGGGTGCGGTTCGAGCCGACGCCGGCCGTGCAGACCGGCCTGCCGCCGCGGTGGAGCGACCCGCTCGCGCTGCTCACCGGCACCGCCGAGGAGCGCGAGGTGCCGGCCGTCCCGACAGGCGCGGCGAGCCAGGCACCGGTGCCCGGGACGACCACCGCACCGGGCGAGACCCCGGAGGACGAGGGTTTCCCGCTCGCGATCGTCGCCGCCGGCGCGGTCCTCCTCCTGACGTCGGCCACCGCTGTCGCCGTCGTCCTGCGACGCCGGCGGGCAGCGCGCGCCGCGGAGCTCGATCCGGAGCAGGCGTGGGAGCGGCTGCGCGCCCGGCTCGAGCCCGCCGGGGCCGGCTGGTCGTCGGCGACCACGCCGCGCCAGGCCGTCGACGTCGTGCGCACCCGCGTGGCCGAGGCGTACGGGACCGCGCTGGACGCCGAGGCGGAGGCAGCGCTGCGCTCGCTCGCCCGCGCGGTCGAGTCCGAGCGGTACGCGCCGGCACCCGTCGAGGTCTCCGCCGACGAGCTCGAGACCTGGGTCGCCCAGGTGCTCGGTGGGGTGCTGTCCCCGGGCGAGAAGCGCAGCGAGGCGATGGCCACCGCGGCGGACCGGGACGCCTGA
- a CDS encoding DUF58 domain-containing protein — MRVRLTARGVGLAVAGLAATVVGVVIGAVDLVRIGTLALLLVVAALVGVGVLDPARGRHRLQVHRTVSPNPVHAGQRADVEVAVFAADTAGRARLGGLRLGEQASAELSGGRPLRAHVSRAPHRVALAYPVVAARRGRWALGPLVVTRTDPFGVARATTSLGEHADVAVWPAVTALPVPREVLAGEPDRVALGARSPSTDDAALRDYRLGDDLRRVHWRSSARRGELMVRSDERAGMRPVSVLLDPPTRAVALEWSISLAASVALAMLDAGHPVRLVGGALGQDGLRTARHVQGRASGNARSELLDRTIDLGVAESPAAADADLLAAARLLQTTDAGGEVVLAVLGPLSARSRAALASLTDTAQGWAMVRTADGSATQEREVEHTVRALRRAGWRACPVTPGEDIGECWLRLLGSTR, encoded by the coding sequence ATGCGCGTCCGCCTGACCGCGCGCGGTGTCGGGCTCGCCGTGGCCGGCCTGGCCGCGACGGTGGTCGGCGTCGTGATCGGCGCGGTGGACCTCGTGCGGATCGGCACGCTCGCCCTGCTCCTCGTGGTCGCGGCCCTCGTCGGCGTCGGGGTGCTCGACCCGGCGCGCGGGCGACACCGGCTCCAGGTCCACCGCACCGTCAGCCCCAACCCCGTGCACGCGGGCCAGCGCGCCGACGTCGAGGTCGCGGTGTTCGCCGCGGACACCGCCGGGCGCGCACGCCTCGGCGGGCTGCGCCTGGGCGAGCAGGCGTCCGCGGAGCTCTCGGGCGGCCGACCGCTGCGGGCGCACGTGAGCCGGGCGCCCCACCGCGTCGCGCTCGCCTACCCGGTCGTCGCCGCGCGGCGCGGTCGCTGGGCGCTCGGACCCCTCGTGGTGACGCGCACCGACCCGTTCGGCGTGGCGCGCGCGACGACGTCCCTCGGCGAGCACGCCGACGTCGCGGTGTGGCCGGCCGTCACGGCGCTCCCGGTGCCGCGCGAGGTGCTCGCCGGCGAGCCGGACCGCGTCGCGCTCGGCGCGCGCTCCCCCTCGACCGACGACGCCGCGCTGCGCGACTACCGCCTCGGCGACGACCTGCGCCGCGTGCACTGGCGCAGCAGCGCACGCCGCGGCGAGCTCATGGTCCGCTCGGACGAGCGCGCGGGCATGCGCCCCGTGAGCGTCCTCCTGGACCCGCCGACGCGTGCCGTCGCGCTCGAGTGGAGCATCTCGCTCGCCGCCTCGGTCGCGCTCGCGATGCTCGACGCCGGGCACCCGGTCCGGCTCGTCGGCGGCGCGCTCGGCCAGGACGGCCTGCGCACGGCCCGCCACGTGCAGGGCCGCGCCTCCGGCAACGCCCGCTCCGAGCTGCTCGACCGCACGATCGACCTCGGCGTCGCGGAGTCCCCCGCCGCAGCCGACGCCGACCTGCTCGCCGCGGCCCGGCTCCTGCAGACGACGGACGCGGGTGGCGAGGTCGTCCTCGCCGTCCTCGGGCCGCTGTCCGCACGCTCCCGAGCGGCGCTCGCGAGCCTCACCGACACAGCACAGGGATGGGCGATGGTGCGCACCGCGGACGGGTCGGCGACGCAGGAGCGGGAGGTCGAGCACACCGTGCGCGCGCTCCGGCGGGCCGGGTGGCGGGCGTGCCCCGTGACGCCGGGCGAGGACATCGGCGAGTGCTGGCTGCGGCTCCTCGGGTCGACCCGATGA
- a CDS encoding AAA family ATPase codes for MLQAVPTTAELHALVQTTNRMRAGIEEVVTGRSELVRTTVAVLLAEGHLLLEDVPGVGKTTLAKALARTIDCSVGRIQFTPDLLPSDLTGVNIFRSQTHEFEFRPGPLFAHVVIGDEINRASPKTQSALLECMQEAQATVDGQTYPLPRPFLVVATQNPVEMEGTYPLPEAQRDRFMARLTVGYPSVESELDMLDLQETSDPLDGMRPVTDAEQVGRLIATARRLYAAPSVKRYIVELVTATREDHALRLGASPRAAIQLLRAAKALAAMSGRDHVLPDDVQQLAEPVLAHRLLPSTESRLSGRTTSDTVREIVDRIPLPTSGTGIPRERRATG; via the coding sequence ATGCTGCAGGCCGTCCCCACGACAGCCGAGCTCCACGCGCTCGTGCAGACCACCAACCGGATGCGCGCCGGGATCGAGGAGGTCGTCACCGGCCGCTCCGAGCTCGTGCGCACGACGGTCGCCGTGCTCCTCGCTGAGGGGCACCTGCTCCTCGAGGACGTCCCGGGCGTCGGCAAGACGACGCTCGCGAAGGCGCTCGCCCGGACCATCGACTGCTCGGTCGGCCGGATCCAGTTCACGCCCGACCTGCTGCCGAGCGACCTCACCGGCGTGAACATCTTCCGGAGCCAGACGCACGAGTTCGAGTTCCGCCCGGGCCCGCTCTTCGCGCACGTCGTCATCGGCGACGAGATCAACCGGGCGTCCCCGAAGACCCAGTCGGCCCTGCTCGAGTGCATGCAGGAGGCACAGGCCACGGTCGACGGCCAGACCTACCCCCTGCCGCGCCCCTTCCTCGTGGTCGCGACGCAGAACCCGGTCGAGATGGAGGGCACCTACCCGCTGCCCGAGGCCCAGCGGGACCGGTTCATGGCCCGGCTCACCGTGGGCTACCCGAGCGTCGAGTCCGAGCTCGACATGCTCGACCTCCAGGAGACCTCCGACCCGCTCGACGGGATGCGTCCGGTGACGGACGCGGAGCAGGTCGGCCGGCTGATCGCGACCGCGCGCCGGCTGTACGCCGCCCCGTCCGTCAAGCGGTACATCGTCGAGCTCGTCACGGCGACGCGCGAGGACCACGCGCTGCGCCTCGGCGCCTCGCCGCGCGCCGCGATCCAGCTGCTGCGCGCCGCGAAGGCCCTCGCGGCGATGTCCGGCCGGGACCACGTGCTCCCGGACGACGTGCAGCAGCTCGCCGAACCGGTCCTGGCCCACCGTCTCCTGCCCAGCACCGAGTCGCGGCTCTCGGGCCGCACGACGAGCGACACCGTCCGGGAGATCGTCGACCGCATCCCGCTGCCCACGAGCGGCACGGGGATCCCGCGCGAGCGGCGGGCGACGGGCTGA
- the mraZ gene encoding division/cell wall cluster transcriptional repressor MraZ, with protein sequence MSSESSLSGFGSYAPFLGTYTPRLDDKGRLILPAKFRSQLAPGLVMTRGQERCLFLLPMDEFRRMHEQIRQAPVTSKQARDYLRVFLSGASDEMPDKQGRISIPPMLRTYAGLDREVAVIGAGTRVEIWDLAAWETYLAEQEAGYAETAEEVFPHGPF encoded by the coding sequence GTGAGCAGCGAGTCGAGCCTCAGCGGCTTCGGCTCGTACGCGCCGTTCCTCGGGACGTACACCCCCCGTTTGGACGACAAGGGGCGGCTGATCCTGCCGGCGAAGTTCCGGTCGCAGCTCGCGCCCGGGCTGGTCATGACGCGCGGCCAGGAGCGCTGCCTGTTCCTGCTGCCGATGGACGAGTTCCGGCGGATGCACGAGCAGATCCGGCAGGCGCCCGTGACGAGCAAGCAGGCGCGGGACTACCTGCGCGTGTTCCTGTCCGGTGCGAGCGACGAGATGCCGGACAAGCAGGGGCGCATCTCGATCCCGCCCATGCTCCGCACCTACGCGGGGCTGGACCGGGAGGTCGCGGTGATCGGTGCGGGCACCCGCGTCGAGATCTGGGACCTCGCGGCGTGGGAGACGTACCTCGCCGAGCAGGAGGCCGGCTACGCCGAGACGGCGGAGGAGGTCTTCCCGCACGGACCGTTCTGA